The window GGGAAGTCCGCATTTATGCGATATCTATGCGCCCGTGCCCCAGGTGGCGCAATATTTGCGATACTGGATGCCCGACTGACGGCAAGCGATGTCATCAGGTATGGGTTTTGTCACATTAGGTCCCTCTGCCTGCGGAGCCTTGGGGCATCTTTAGTTTCAGGCAACGCCGCTTTGCCGCCGGTCCAGATACCAAAGATCGCCGCGACGCGAGAGCCGGCCATTCGTTTCCATGCCGGCTCTTAAGAACAAAAGACCCCCAGGGACTTGATGTGACGACACCGCGCCAGCAATCCGCCGTCATGACAACACCGATGAGTACGTCGGCGCCTCGTTCGTATATGAGAGGTCAGGCAGCGGCCGCGCCGGGCTGATTGATGCGCCCGAGAGCCTGCTCGAGATCCGCAATGAGATCGCAAGGCTCCTCCAGGCCAATATTGAGCCGTACAAGGCGGCCGTCATAGTCCTTGCCCAGTCGGTCAAGCTTTGGATAGAGGATCGCCAGTGCGGTTGTGCCGCCCCAGCTGAAGCCAATTTTGAACAACCTCAAACTGTCAACAAAGGCTTCGACCTGCCCAGGGTCAACCTCACGGCGGAACAGGATCGAGAACACGCTGGCCGAGCCTGTGAAGTCGCGCTGCCAAAACTTGTGGCCCGGGCATGACGGGAGCGCGGGATGAAAGACGGCTTCGATTCCAGGCTGGGCAACCAGCCAATTGGCGACCTGCAGCGTCGATGATTCGAGGCGCTCCAGTCGCACGCCGAGCGTCTGTAGCCCACGCAAGGCAAGGCTTGCATCATCCGGGGAGACGGCCGCGCCGAGCTGCTTCAGCACGGGTCCGACCGCGTCGTACGCCGCTTGCGTCCCGACTGACACCGTGCCGAGCAGAAGGTCGCTGTGGCCCCCTACGTACTTCGTGAGCGCCTGCATGCTGACATCTACGCCCTTGGCGAAGGCGTCGAACAGCACACCGGCTGCGTAGGTATTGTCGAGGGCAACCGGCACCCCCCGGGCATGCGCCGCTGCCACTATGGCTGGCACGTCTTGTATCTCCATCGTCACCGAGCCTGGGCTTTCGGTCCAGATCAGCGCCGTGTTGTCACGGATGAGGGCCGAAATGCCCCCGCCGATCAGAGGGTCATAGGCTTCGACCTCGATGTTGAGCCGTGCGAGCAGACCGTCCGCGAGCTCGCGGTTGGGCCCATAGGCGGAAGCTGGTACGAGCGCGTGACTGCCAGCCTTGCAGAAGGCGAAATAGATCAAGGTAATAGCAGCTTGGCCGCCGGGTACAACGAAGCTGTGGCGTGCACCCTCCAGTTCCGCAATACGCGCTCCAAGTTCCAGCACGGTAGGCGTTCCATACAGGCCGTACGTATAACCGACCTCGCTCTGACGCCAATCGTCTGCCGCATCGGCCTGCCGCTCGAACAGAATGGTCGAAGCCCGATAGGTCGGCGTCACGAGCGAGCGAAACCCTGACGGGGCCTGAGCGGTCGGGTGAATAAGCTTCGAGCGCCAGTGCATGGTGGCCTTTTCCCTGGATTATCTACGGATAGCTATGCCTGGGTGTGACGTTTGTCAGTGTCTATACTTTCGGCGACTGCGATCCTCTTCACCCTTTGCGGGAGAGAACGTATTGCACGAAGGACGATAAGTGTGCGCGTTTTTTGCCCGGTGAATGAAATTTTTTTGCATTTGCCTGAACAACGATAACCTATTCATCTTCGGTCCTTGTAATCCATCAGAACAACGATCAAATCGCTTGGCTGGACTGCGCGGCGCGAACGGAAAAGGGCAGTGATACGAATCTCGGTCCGGTGCCAGACCTTCATTTCAGCACAGTATCCGGACAACATGCTTGAGGACTCGCGGCTGCATACATTGGCGGATGAACATCTCGAAGATCTTGCGCCCGCGACCGGGGAGAGAGTCAATGCGATTTGCCGTCAACTATATCGAACGAGAAAACACATATCGTAGTGCATACCCGCACTCACTCAGTGGCCAATGGAATAGTAAGACCGACCTTGACCCGATCCATCACCACCGTGGAGCGAAACCATTTGACGTCTTCGCTCGTGTAAAACAGTCGATGTGCGATGCGGTTATATTCCTCCATCGTTGCGACTGATAAGATGAGAACGAAATCTGCTTCGCCAGCTACATAGTAGCATTGCTGCACTTC is drawn from Mesorhizobium japonicum MAFF 303099 and contains these coding sequences:
- a CDS encoding cystathionine beta-lyase, whose product is MHWRSKLIHPTAQAPSGFRSLVTPTYRASTILFERQADAADDWRQSEVGYTYGLYGTPTVLELGARIAELEGARHSFVVPGGQAAITLIYFAFCKAGSHALVPASAYGPNRELADGLLARLNIEVEAYDPLIGGGISALIRDNTALIWTESPGSVTMEIQDVPAIVAAAHARGVPVALDNTYAAGVLFDAFAKGVDVSMQALTKYVGGHSDLLLGTVSVGTQAAYDAVGPVLKQLGAAVSPDDASLALRGLQTLGVRLERLESSTLQVANWLVAQPGIEAVFHPALPSCPGHKFWQRDFTGSASVFSILFRREVDPGQVEAFVDSLRLFKIGFSWGGTTALAILYPKLDRLGKDYDGRLVRLNIGLEEPCDLIADLEQALGRINQPGAAAA